From the Pocillopora verrucosa isolate sample1 chromosome 11, ASM3666991v2, whole genome shotgun sequence genome, the window ATCCTCTAACCTTGTTATCAAATGGGTATCCAATCATTCTCCTGTTAACAAAGCTATCCGTACTCGCATTAAGTATGATCTATGGAGGCAATGGTCCTCGAAATGCTCCGAACGCACACGCAAATCTTTTGGAAGAAATGTCCTTCCAATGGCATGAATCCATGAAAGTCAATAAATGTGGTGTTTTGGCAGGGGATTATGCTTGTTTTTTACCGGACTAATGCACTCGAACGCTTCGCTATTAGCCATTTTGCTAAGGAAAACCCCAGGATAACCCCAACTACGAAAGAACGGAGCGACCATAAAAATGCCTTGCGCACCTAAAAAGATGGAGAACGCGGGTAGTTCGAAGTTGCCGTGAAGGCCAGTTTTGAAGgccgaaaaaaattaacaaggttaGAGGTATGATTTTAAGTACCAAACATCTTGAGTTGATATATTTAGAGCCTTTTTAGcagtattttctttaaaactgcaGGTTCTCTTTCAAGTCACGAGAATAGGGGagctgatcaccaactaaagaagctcttgattgtttgacgAAATCTCCATGTCAACACCttaagaaatatatagagaacagtatgcatggagaatatgcataataaCGTTAAGGCGTAAAGATTTAtctaattaaaaaggaaatttagacGAATGGCACCTTAAACTGAGGGGGATTTGCAAATAACCTTTTAGAGTTTGACTGTTAAAGAGATACGTTGGAAATAATAAAGACACATCACCTCCATTAAGCGTCTTCATAATTTTCTTGTATGATCCCATTTCTTCTGGGCCAACAAGAATGACACTCAGACCTTCCCTGCTCACTCTAGCTGTCCGTCCACTGCAGTGAATGTAAAGCTGTTAACAAACACAGAGAAAGAATTTAGCAACGTAGGATCACATGAGATGGTTGCACTAAAGGTAATACTTACATTGTGGTTACATCATTACACAACAGTTCATTATTAAATGAGATACAACTGAGGACgataaacaataacaaactACTCCTCTCATATAAACTGTACTTGGAGGACagagtcaatttttttcctaaatcaaAACTCATTAACTTAAATGAATTATGTTTTGATTTCGATAGGTGAACGTCACACATTAActcaaattggaaacaaaacaaagatttagAAAGTGAAGAtttagaaataagaaaataaatgcaataaaataaatttagaggtaaaaaaagaattcaGGCATCAACGGCGTTCGAACTTTGCTATCAACATTCTGGTTGAGCTTCTCTTACAGTTGAGACTTGTAGCCCACACCTTGGTTAACGCATGGTTGGTTGAAGCAGTGTGACTTCCGAAGCCTTTTGTCAAGGTAGAGTTTCGCGGAGAACGAAAGCACTGCCGCCAAAAAGCAATCGCTTCCGTTCCCGCCTGCCGCACAGGCTGACCAACTGCACAAGCTAACTAACCGTACACACATACTTACACGTACTTACATCAAGGTCCTTCGGAACTTGATAGTGACAGCTGGTATGTCCAAAACCTCTCGTGGCCACATTTGTAGCCAGAAGTAAGCCACTCGCACTTTGCTTAAATCTAACaggcaagaaaaaaatcagccaacATTTAATTTGCTGGTGTAAGTCCTATCTAGCTTTAAATATTCTCTGAGGGAGGAGAGGGGTGGGTTCAATCAGTCAAGGCGATCCAGTTATAGTctataaataaaggaaattccATTGCTCGGTCAATTCGTAAACTATACTCtctgttttgatgaaaaaaaaatagtaataagaTCAGGATGATTCTGATCCAAGGCCACATAGCAAGCGTGTCGCCTAGTGTTTTGCGCAAAGCAAGTTGCGGAGTAAAGAACGCGAAAGACGCAACAGGAAAAAAGCACGTTGTCTACAAAATTAGGTTCCTAAttgttgctttgttttgttgagttttttgtttgtttgttttttgttctggttttgtttgtttcgtttgtttcattgttttttgtgtttttgtttttatccatcTCACTCAGTTTTCACCCGGCCTGTCTAAATTCTTTAATCTTTGCCTTTGTTGCATTCAGGCGAGCAGAACCCACGGGTTAAAGTCCAAGAGCCTAAACAAAGAGCCCAGTCTCCTCACACAGTCCATGGTGTTGGAGAAAACCAAAGTACGGCCTGGGTACTGGGAAAGGAAATAGTGGAGATAAAGGTCctagaaagaaaattcaaaataaatctgAATGAGGTGATTTTTACAACAACTGTATGTTTCGTAGTTCTCCTTCGATTTCACTTGGTACACCTCTGTGGTTCCGTGGATCATGTTTCCCAGACAATGTGGTGTACATGTAGATGCATTTGGCTCAAaccaacaataaaaaataataaaaattgtatCCTGGATCTTGAAGAGTTTTGCTTCCTTGTTAGCTCAACTATTACAAACCTCTTCAATTGCACATGAGATCTTTGCTTCTGTCAGGGTTTCTATGGTTCCTCTCTTGTTGGTGACATCGATAATTTTACAACTGTTCTTCTGCAGCCCAACTTTGTCCATAAGCGACACTAAATATGTTACAAAGGCAAAGATTAAAGAATTTAGACAGGCTGGGTGAAAACTGAGTGAGTTGGTCATTCTTTGTGCTTTTTCAAGTTGTGTGGATGTTGTGGTAACTGTTTGTTCCAGATTACCCTGAAGatttaaatcaaaagaaaatactatgtagctttttttttttcccccgtGAGCCTAACTTCTagagaaaaccaaaaagaagcttCTGTTCTTAgatacactcgattgcaaaaacgttgacaccttGAAAGCATAAACCATGAACGATGAGACCCGACGGATTTGTGGGTAGTGTTTAAACAATAACCTCATTTCCATCatgataatcaataatttacTATTCTTATtctttgcaataaaaaatacattgctggaaaaaaaagtatgcCCAAAGCATACTTGGACGATTTACGTTTACAGTTACAGTTTATGCTTTCaaggtgtcaacgtttttgcaatcgagtgtatacATAATTGTGCATGTATGGGTAAAGACTGAAAAAATGCATGAGCCCTTGGGACAATGCAGTCTGCtgtcttcaaaaaaattagGACAAACTGCTCTCAAAATGATTTCGATCAATTCCTGTATTTCCATGTAGTTCTTGTGGtgagtgttgttgttgttttctttttgtttgtttgtttcttttttcatttaaggtATGACTGGCAGTTATCTTAGTTTTGATTCTcatgtccaatacacccaatcTGACTCAGGAGACAAGTCATTCCATTTGAGTCAGGTTGAGGATTATTATTAAGCGTCTTGAAAATCGACTTGTAGTAAGACATTTCCACCTTAAGAGGCACGGTTTATTCAGATTTCCAGTATCACAAGATGACTTAACCACTAATTAACTTCTGGTGGGTCGATTTGTGAACGACTCAACCCAATTTGGatgtattggacaaccctcaacatttaataattaaagataagttataataaaaaataaataaacaaaataatttaaaaagataatttttcccAATTTCTCGTAAAATACAAGGGTAATTTCACCACGTGCTTGAAGTGAATCTTACATTTGTATCTTCTAAATTTAACTATGCGGTATGTTTTAAAGCACTTTAAGCAATTCACCTCCTACAGCGgccattcttttattttcttcttctgagCTGGTCCACCTGCACCAATTCCTGCTAGCTCTTCTGGATGATAATCTTCCATGACTTCAAGGGACATAAATCCATCCATTTCGCCCGCAAAGAACGAAGGATCATCCAATTCTACTGGTTCCCATTTTCGCTTCTTCCCTTTTGAATTCTTCTCTGACATTATGGAGCAATGAACTAGAAACTGAATctaaacgttttttttaaataacaaacaacCGTTTTGGTTTATCCCTAGAGAATTAATAAAAACACTATCACGTCGTCCGCCATTATGGATTACCCGCCAGAGAAGGACTGGATAAGAAATTGTACTGCGCGCATATTCAAACGAGAGTCATGCGCTGATTTATTGCTAAATGACTTTTCTCCCTTCGCCGAGTTCACTGAAACCTTTGTGAAACGTGAATGAAAAGACCAACATGGCGAAAGAACACCGTACATTTAAAGAGGAGTGCAGTTATATTGAGCGCTTAAACGAAAACTCGTTTCTTATCAAGAAAGGCTTTGTCCCAAACATGAAGGTAAGTGAACGCGCGCCAAAAATCAGATCGTAAGCTCAACTCCAACTGATTGGCGTGCGCGTCAAAATACACGTCTAACGATGTCATACTTGAGAATGTTCATAATAAGCTATGGTCATCGAAATAAATCCCCTTACACCTGCCATATTCGTCAAAGTAATTTCCttctttgaaataagttttgtcacaaggaaaattgtttctggGACAACTGGGCCCAGGAACCTTTTCTGCCCACGTTCTGATCAAATCCCCGTCCCCTGCCTCCCTCCACGTCTCTCATGTCAgaactattttcttttatttgtttgtttgtttcaatcaGTCAATTCACGAACTACGGTCAAACCTGTCTTAGGTGGCACCGTATTGAGCACTTGCACTGTAGTAGACGCCATATTCCcgtgggtgactgcttaatacaagGTTGACTGAACTggacaaataaattttgtcCTCACTTCCTCCATCAAACCCAGATTATATCCATTATTGTCCCCATCCCCCCTAATTTCTCACCTTTTCCCCTAGTTGCAGACTGTGGTGTTTTGCTGGAAATTGTTGATGCAAGAATGTCCTAATAAGTACTGGATTAGGATGTTCTGATTAATTAGTACCATGGACAAATTTTTACATACTGTTTCAGATTCAAGACTTGAGGTGTACATTGCAACTATTCAACTCTAAAGTTCAAactattcttttcttttttttctttaaaggttGAAGGTATCTTAGATATATAAACGAGCTGCTCGAAAAACTAATGTTTGATGAGCTGAAGCACTGGGCTGGAACTCAAGGTACAGTActttaaacatttgaaatataatactGTTGTATTTGCTGCATTTGTCTTATTCCTTTTAtgcaattaaattaaattgcTCTCCAGGTATTGGTGGTTTCCTTCCTGGTGTAAGGCAGATTGCAGATGTTGCAGCTTTGCCTGGAATTGTTGGTGTAAAAATGAtcataactttttcttgttgaaattgaaacttgttcagtcctgggcccagttgtttgaaggctgataagtgctaacccagggttaaattttaatcagggtatgtttaatcctttgtttaaaagccttttaaaataatttaccatAGTTTTTTTgggcatccaatcatcaaattgcaGATTAAAGGAATTGTACATGTAGACTGAATTTCATTTGAAAGCTTTCAGAtatgaaatcagatttcacactgaCCATTAGTTATCGAAACTCAGCTTTTAACAAACTGACCCTGTACTTTTGGGAAGCAGAGAAAGTATAAAGTGGAGATGACAAAAGAGTTTCTTGTTATACAGTTTGTGTTTCCATAGAATTTTTACACAAAGATGTCACTTAAAGTGGTGCCAAATAGAGCATCCAGTTATCCAGTTAGATCCAGTTAGATCCAGTTAGATCCAGTTAGATCCAGTTAGATCCAGTTATCCCATGCACGATCTTGAGAACACATGCAAATCAGTTTTTCTGCTTTAAGCAAAAGCCCTTAGAACTTTTTTTCTAGGAGTTTTCTTAAGTTCCTGTTTATTTCCctcaaaaaacaggaaaactgaaagtgaaaaaagGCAAATAGAATTAAAAGGCTACGTTTATTATTTAAACTTTATGTGCTCTTATTTACTTCGTCAATGGAGTTCCTAGGCCGCTCATGCAGATCACAACACAATGACTCAGTTTAATTCTAGCCATTCTAGAAGTAACATTCCTTCACTTCTTCTTTGCTTATGGACTACAATTCATTTTACTGTCACTTTGATACCTATTTTTCGATGGTAAACCCTGTTTCAACAggaaaagaaagctgtttaaaGGTGAAATCTGAGTAGAAGGAATTGCTTTCTACCATCGGAACACTGTTGAAACACCATACAAACTTGTTTCCAATACCTCTAAATATGGTGCTGCAACCCTGTCAACCCTATTTTTCACAGCACCCTTGCAACTCAGGTATCAAAGTGATGTCAAATTGTTGGTGTGACTGAAAACCCTGTTTCAACGGGAAAAGAAAGCTGTTTTAACAGTGAAATCTGACAAGTAAGAATCATTTTCCACCATACagtaaatgaaaatgataatcgTAATGATTTGCATATTTAGTTcagggcatgaaattgcacctaatacaggtgccaatgtgactaaatttttcactttggcgactaaatcctgaaaatcaatcaccaaattggtgactagcatgtttcatcataaccttaccgAGAGatttagtgaattaaaaagatttgcaaagataaatccatggcaaacttcctcgttaagtttgttttcaaaacacaGCACGTGCATCTCAATCGATGACTTGATGCCAGCTTGGACTTAAGTGAGCTTGAATGTTAtttatcatccatcctagtgttcACTTTGTAGcactttaaagatcttttccctagtttaattttggagggtctatcgTGGACTGTGACAGtgtaaaaaaaggtttgtttgtctttgaaaatggcgaccaactttttttgaattggcaaccactttgaagaatttaggagcctagtggctatcagaaaaaaatattaatttcatgccctgtaGTTAGAAAGAAGTAGTCAGCTTTAGGGGTTTTTAGGGCTTTCAAATTCTGATTAGGTATTGTTTCATCATTCTTGTTCTATTATTTTATGTCAGCGCTACTAGATTTGATCAAGTGAATTTGCTAGCTATCTTAGAATTTCATCTCTCTGCAGCCAAGAAGAATGTTGtgatttacttaaaaaaagtattatctGGTCCTATCTGCTGTCTGGTGCATTGTTGAAAGCACTTAGCACatattatttcctttaattttgttaGTTGAGTTCGTGTGCCACTGCACAGTAAAGATAAATTGAGAAAGCCTGcctgttggtttgtttgtttgcactTCACGAATGAATGAAGACACAAATAGTACAGAACAGAAATGAAGAAGCCCCCTTTTACTTTGACATAGTTTAATAGTACCTTGAACTATGGAAAATCCCTCTTTGAACATTAACatgatttgaattaatttaagcCATGAGTTCAACCTAGTATGGTATCTGGGATTGGGGCTTAGTCATCATTATGGgtggccgtcaccaccaaaaataccaggatgtcaaatagatcagtAAACACAAAGCTGgtttaaggatcagctgcaggacagcatagctaataaaggaatggcatggccaaattatagacagtttacttttccttcatgaaacagaacacgctaaacatgaatagtttagccaaatgataaacagtctagttgcccatgtcgaattggaaattgaaattgtgaaatagaCTAGCTCAATTGCAAATAACTTAGCACTTgtggccgtcaccaccaaaaataccaggatgtcaaatagatcagtAAAAACAAAGCTGGTTTTAGGAATAGCTGCAGGAcagcatagctaataaaggaatggcatggtcaaattatagacagtttacttttccttcatgaaacagaacaccctgaacatgaatagtttagccaaatgataaacagtctagttgcccatgtcgagttggaaattgaaattgtgaaattcgAAATAAATTCAtaatggtacagcgtacacacaaatggtgtgGCATCGCATGAAATGGCTCAGCTTCATGTTAAATGGTATAACGTACGTAAACGATGTAgtgttgcgtgaaatggctgtTGTTATCAGTATCTGTTGTCTACATTGGCAGTagaaaacagacaaacagaGGAGTTTCTTGATCACAGTGCAAATTTCAGGAAGATAAAAATTAccttataattaaaaaaatatgtgcaAAAGACATTATAGTTAACTAAAACAATTCTACTGTATAAAATAGTGGGAAATGTTTGTTTCCTGTGTTTACACAAAAACTAGCAACTGTACAGTGCAGAACCCAGCTAGTCTTGAACTCTTGAGGGAAGCAACAATTTGCTCAAGACATACAGCTGGGAGTTTGAGATAGTGGGGTAAATTTGTCTGTGAAACAGGAACAAGGGATGCTGCTCTTTGTTTGAGATAGGGAGTTTTAGATAGCTGAGTTCCAATGGTTATGACTGAGAGAAGCAGGGCAAATCCAAGGGAAATGGGTTTGAGTTCGAGATAGCAGGGTTCAACTGTACCGTATTTACCTGTGTATAATATGcactttttctataaaaataaccatcaaaattACAGTGTATTATACACAGATTCTATTGTTTGTCAAGCAGgtcctaatttgcatacgttaaaaagacaacaaagaaagtaacaaaagccTAGTAGTAACTGGTCTTTATTAGCTTGAGTAAAATAATCtaccaatgaaacattttcaattttgatccacaaacacaacaaagaaagtaacaaaagccTCATAGTAATTGGTATTTATGAGCTTGAGTTAAATAAGCTACCAGTGGTGCCTAACCTTGAAGGTATCTCACAGCATTCACAGCAAACAGTCACCAAATTAAGTATTAATGTGTCACAGCAATGCAATTTTTTAGATGCACATTTACTTTACTATTACtagtaataattattttgtaaggTGCAATTCCCAAGTGGCAGTTGTGACCACAACACGTGTGCACTTGCTTAATGGCAATTGTCACAAGAAAATACCAAATGCTTCTACACCGCATGACCCTGTATGCATTATAGACATGTTGGTCTAAAAGAACATAAATATAGAgattttaaaagcatttcacatTCAGAGGAATTTTGAATTATATTTGTGGCATGAAATATTGTGGTTTCTCTGATGTTGTCTTTGCAAGGGTCAGGTACAATAATTGTACACACAGGTACTTTATATTACTCAATATTATTTTGAGTAATGTAAAGTACCTCTGTGTATACCTTCTCTAGGTAACCACACTATAAGAGATAAATTGAAGACATGAAATTTAGATTTCACCAAGTATGGCATAAAATATATCTCCAAATGTTGTCTCTGCAACAGACAAAATACTGAGGAAtgtaatttgaatatttaaccaAGTTTGAACTGTAT encodes:
- the LOC131786808 gene encoding ATP-dependent RNA helicase DDX24-like → MAAVGVSLMDKVGLQKNSCKIIDVTNKRGTIETLTEAKISCAIEEDLYLHYFLSQYPGRTLVFSNTMDCVRRLGSLFRLLDFNPWVLLA